The sequence below is a genomic window from Anser cygnoides isolate HZ-2024a breed goose chromosome 8, Taihu_goose_T2T_genome, whole genome shotgun sequence.
ttaagTGAGGGTGGTTAAACACTGGCAGAAGTTGCCCGGAAGGGTTGTGGAATCTCCACCTGTGGAAATACTCAAAACTCAACTAGACGTGGtcctgctctaggtgaccctgcttaagcaagcaggagggctgcactagatgatctccagaagtGCCTTCAAACCCCAATAGTTCTGTCAATTCATTTGCAATTTCTCACCAAAATGTTCGTGCTTCAGTGTGGTCTTTCATCCATTACCTGAATTTAGTGCTGCATGATACAACTGCTGTCCACAGGTATGAGTTTTGCATTGCTTATTTCTCAGGTAGGTTTCCTGGGAAATTagttctttaaataatttttaggCATTATAACTCAGCATCTTATTTACCACAGGAAGATTAACAATGTAGCATCCTGGTTAAGTATCTGCCACgctttgaaaaatactttatttttgacTGTTCTATGCACGTCAGCGTTATACATAATTTTTCTTGGATGGTCTCATAATGGTGTTCCAGCCCGATATGGTTCTGTCTCTCGCGTGTGCCTGACTCAAatcaatcatagaatggctcaggttggaaggaaccttaaagaacatctaattccaacccccctgccataggcagggatgcaacctactagatcaggttgctcaggctGCTCATCCAAtttggtcttgaacacctccagggatggggtaccCACAACCTatttgggcaacctgtgccagtgcctcaccactctctgaggGAAAAATTTCCTCTTAACctataatctaaatctcctgtcttttagtttaaaaccattccctcttgACCTGTTATTATCTGATTGAGTAAAAAGTTGCcgtccatcttttttataagactcCTTCAAggactgaaaagctgcaataaggtcaccccggagccctctcttcttcaggcagaacagccccagctctctcagcccttcttcataggagaggggctccagcctcctggtcatcttcgtggccctcgTCCGGCCCCATTCTAACAGCTCCGCacctttcttgtgctgggggccccagacctggatgcagcactccgAGTGAGGCCTCACAACATaagagtagagggggacaatcacctccctcgacctgctggccactcctcttttggTGCAGTTTTAATTAACAGCATGGTCATATCGGTTTTAATTAGGAAgcaaaggtttttttgtttgttttttgaatgaaTGAACGTTTTCTATACCTGTCCCGTGATAATCCAATTCTCGCATTTGCTTTTCCGTAGAACCGAGGTACCAGACGGAAACCGAAGTTACTTCTAAATACTTGCTGTGTTTACCTCGACGAAAGAAAGTGCACGATTGGAATTACCACGCCGTAGATTTACGCCCAGCGTTGCTTTAAGATAACCTTTGGTTGCGGCGAGCCCGAACGCCACCGCCTAGATGCCATATCCGGCTGCCTCAGCCGATCTCAGCGAGAGCCGGCCTCGGCCCCAGCACCAAGCGacagccccgccccgcccgccgcccggaCGCGGGTCCTCgccgcagccctgctgcccgccACAGGGACGGGAACGGCCGCCGGCCGCCGGGAGCGGCCGCGCTAGGCTAGGGCAGCCGAGGGTCGCCGCGACTCCGGCCCCACAGGCGGCGGCGCCCTGCCGTACCCCTGGCGCGGCCTCGGCCCGGGCGCGCGGGGCCGCTGGCGCGCGGCCCGGCCGGCAGCGCGAGGGCAGCTACAGCGGGGCCTTGCCGGGCCCTACTTGATGCCCCTCCCCGCGGCACAGCGCCCTTTCCGGTGCGGGCGGCGAGCATGGTGGGTGTAGGGCTCGGCGCGGCGGCGAGCGGGCCCGGGTCGAGGGTGGCGGCGCCCTTGGGGTGGCGCGCGCGGGTTTCTGGCGGGGCCTCCGCTCggcgggccgcggggccggcgcgGGCGAGTGGCCTTGCGGGCCTCGGGGCCGGCGCTGTTGGCACTCGCCGCTCCGAGTCCGGGGGCGTTGCGGGCCGGGGAGCGCGCCTGGCGCCCGCCCGAGGCGGGCCCGGCGGTGGCCGGACGCCGAGCGCGGCAGGGCTGCCCCGGGCGGCGGCCCGGCGCTGAGGGGTCTCGGGGCCTGCGTCGGGCCTGGGAATTGCGTTCGGGCCGCGGCGCCCTTCCGGCGCGTGGTGAAGGGCTCGTTTTGCTCGTTGAGTTTATCATTGGTAAACTACCCGCTTTTCTTAGCGTTATTGAAAAAAGTCTGTTAGCCCCCTTCCTCTAGGAAGGATTTAGCCAGACGGAAAAGCGACAGAAGTGAGATGGAATCAACCCCATGTTCAGAGTACACAAAGAAATATCTCTTTTTGCTACCAGTTGACTAAGCTATACCTAAACGTCAAGAGATGCTGTAATTTCTTGAACTGACAATACATCTGACGTTTTGTTGGTACTTACTAAAGGGGACACCGCAGAAGGATGTTGTAATAAAACCTGATGCCCCGAGCACGTTACTTTGGGAGAAACATGCGGACTACATAGCTTCGTATGGGACAAAGAAAGATGATTATGTAGGTATCAATTTGTTTTAGCACAGTTGTGGCTTTATTAACAGTACTAATCAgctttatttacttgttttgaGTATGGATTAAATGTGCATTCATGTGCTAATTGTTTATTGCCCTGCAATCCAAAGTATAAAAGGAAAAACGTTTTATTAATTTTCCCAGGTCTGTGATGAGTTTTGGCATGTATTATCTGAGCACAAATTTGAAGATTATCAATTTAGCTCTAGAATTACTCTGAGACCTTGGAAACGTACTACTTGTTGCTCCTTCTTCCATTAGAATGCATGAGGagtatatgtatatttacatgTGTCTGCTTCATAGGACAATGTACTGAGTCTTACCACAGCACAGCTTTGTGCTTACTGGGCTTGATAAACACTTCAACTAGCATCAGTTTTGTAGGTGTAGGTCATCGGATGCAACCCGCAGCAGTTGGATTCCATTTGGTGAAAAATGTCAATAACTATGTGTCTGGGAGAAAGAAAGGTTACAATTATCCTTACTGTCCACAAAATAGCTTAACATTGTTGTTCCTGTAGTTAAACATGTCAGCTAAAAGAACTGCAcgaaaaaaataatgcttacaGGTAGTATAGGTGATATAACCATTgtttaggtaaaaaaaaaaaatcagtttctagTGAAACTTCAGGTTGTGGCACTTGTCAGGGAGTTTCATTAAATGATAGAATCATTATTTTTGAGACTTGTTGGGTGGTGACTTGAACGGTAGCATGGATGCCAAGATAATAACGAATGATCTGAAGTGGACTGGTGGCTTACTACTTGCACGTGTTTAACTTGGCATTTAGCTTGATGGCCCTAAActagaaaatacagagaaggaggagaatgAAGTATATGCACAAACATACATAATATACAGAGTATGGGGGCTTAATGCATACAAAGTTTTTTATGGGATGGAAAATATTTGGCATATTATAAactgtaaatgtattttcattgctCTATTTTGATGATGTACTTATCTGATGAAGAACTAAAATAAAGCACTTCTTAGGAGTACTGTATGTCGGAGTATTTGAGGATGAGTGGTGTTTACTGGGGGCTGACAGCCATGGATCTCATGGGACAGCTGCACCGAATgaacaaagaagaaattctgcatttcatCAAATCTTGTCAACATGAATGTGGTGGAATAAGTGCCAGCATAGGTCATGATCCTCATCTTCTGTATACCCTGAGTGCTGTCCAGGTAAAAGTAACAGGGTAACTGTAGAAACAACCATTTGTAATTAATGATTTTGATGATTGCGGATTTAGGAGCCAGGTACTATTGGATATTAATGGCCAAAACTATTTCAGtaccttatttaaaaaaagtctaATGGACAAAACTTTAGGATTTAGCTGTGTCACTTCTATAAAAAATTGTCAGATTTGATGATGTTGTGATGGTAATGTTCATTTACTGGTGActttgcatttttgaaaaattttgtaACAGTCatcttgaaatatttcctaGCTATAAGTTTTGCTGAAATTCTGTATATAATTAATTTTGGAATTTATAAGATCTTATTAGAGTATATTGAGGTGTGAAAGATGTGTATGGCCGGAgtaattatacatatatatatatatatatatatatgctcaAAAGCTTGTTTcttacttttttgtgtgtgcatatatatacatgtataataCTTATGTACAGTTGCTGCATATTACAACATAATTATGTAATATTACACAAATATGTGGTTTACATAAAGGTGTATAACTAGGGTGTTTACATTTTAGTATTATGCAAATGACACTTTATAGTAGCCAGTTCTCACTGTGTTCTTCAAATCTGCTCTTTTCTGTATAGCTAAAAAGTCGTAGCAGTCTGCTACACGTTTTATTTGACGCGTGCTCCttccctgaggaaaaaaaaatattactgtcaATCTTTTTTCACCATAGCAGTCTCCATTGTAGATTTAATTTCTCACCATCtagtcttttttccttcttatgcAAGCTGTGGTGGAAAATAGTACGTAGAGGTTCAAAAGCTCTTAAATAATTGCTGGTTTGCTTGTGCAATATATCTCTAGCCCAGTCTCagggaagaaatatttatatagtgTTACAAATAAGTTAACACTATTTACATGATTTACATTATTAAAACATCCTGTTTTAAGAAGAAGATGTTTTGGATTCTATGGTGTTTGATTTGAAACCCCTAGGTaggacagaaaaatgtgttcttgGGTCAGTGATGATTGTTGGCATGTATTATCTGATCTAAAGTTGATGTTCATCACCACTTCAGCTCTAGAATTACTCTGAGACCCAGGAAACTAGAGTTTCTTAAGGCTACGGCCTTTGAGCTTTTCCAAGCTCTCCAATCAAATTCCTTTCACAAAGCCTAATAAAATAGGGTTACTAACATGGTGgagggcctggaggggaagacgtatgaggagtggctgaggtcacttggcctgttcagcctggagaagaggctactgaggggagacctcatcaaggtctacagcttcctcacaagggggagtggagggacaggtgctgatctattctctttagtcaccacTGAtgggacccaagggaatggtgtcaagctgaggcaggggaggttcaggctggatatcaggaagaggctCTTCACTGAGAAGGTTTTCGCACACTGGAACGgcctccccagggatgtagtcaaggcaccaagcctgttggagtttaagaagcatttggactgtgctcttagtcatatggtctgaatttctgtgtagacctgtgtggtgccaggagttggactcgatgatccttgtgggtcccttccaacttgggatattctatgattctatgaaaatatatgGAGAAGGGGGTACATTTTGAGGTTGTTTACATTTGTGTTAGAGAAGTATAGTTCTTAGATTAATACCTGATATTACTAGGAGGTATTTTGATAGTAATGTACCTCTAGACATGGAGAGTTGAAAATTGCAAATGCCTGGTTTAAAGTTTTTACACATAACCAGCGTGTCACAACAAGCACGCATATTCTCAATTCACAAACACTGTTTAGTGCCATCTGTACATCCAGAATGTTTAAAAGGTCACACAATGTCTTCCTTTGATCACAATTAATGAAATGTGTTCAGATTTCCTTTTGAGGGAGCATGCAAGGGTATTAGATTTTCTGATGGAGTTGCatggtgttttgtgtttttctgcatttccataattatttttatgttaaataGTAGCTAGCAATTGGAAGACTCCAGCTAAGTCTAGGTATTCATAGTTGTTGGTATTTTTTGGGATTGACATAGTGTTTATtagtttcaattttttttcctacttctaaTTGTTCTTTCTGTTATGCTATTTATAATAAATTCTTAATTACTCTTCACAAATTATGCAAGTTGTGAGTAAAAACGTGTAGCCATCTGGGGCTCAAAAGCAATATTGTTGCTTCCAGATGACATTCTGTAATAGCGGTTTACTGGCTCAAATCAATGCTAGCTCAGAGATCTTTGTATTCCCTAGTAtgacctttatttttccttcagaatatATTCATCGTGCAGTTTGTGTCTATTCATattgttcatatttttattgaattgtTACAATTTGCTATTATATTTAAGATTTGAATGTaagacttctttaaaaaaagacaaaaccaagcTAACTATTTGAAGCTAATCTCTGCTAGCAGGCTTTGGCTGTAAGTGATATTACTGGCTGTTTAAATTGCATATATACAAATAGCAGCATTGCACAAACTATATGTTTAGAAGTCTAGGGTGTTATCCCATCACAGACTTCACCTATAATCAAATAAATCTGCTGTCTTACGTAatgctaacaaaaataaataaatctggttATGCTTTAAAAGGGTGAGCTGGGAGTTAGAAAGTTACCAAGCTTGGAGTTCAGCTTGAattgtctgtattttaatttcagaagtttttcGCTAGTGATAGATGAACTGCAGAGAATCAGATctaattttaataaatcttAGCAAATACTATTCATAATCAGTTAAAGTCTCTTACAAGTccagaaactatttttaataaatgagtTTGAAAAACCTTTGCTTCTCTTTGACTTTTACTGTGGCTTTCTTTCCAGATTCTTATCTTATATGATAGTCTCCATGTTGTTGATGTAAATAAAATTGTTGAATATATACAGAACCTGCAAAAAGAAGATGGATCATTTGCTGGAGACAAATGGGGTAATTTTTAGATCTTTAAAATTAAGCAACTAGGTTGACATGTGTAAGTCTATGAACTTAAGTGTCCTTGGATGGTGTTTTTGCTTGAACACTTATTTCCCGAGTTATGGAAGAGGTGTTTTTGTGAAGAATGAAGTCTTGTTTTACTCATTTTTGAAGGATTCTACACGTGAGtttcattactatttttaaaaataaattgtccaGCTGTTAAAGTAGAAAACCTTTGGGCACTTCTATCTGACAGTACTTTCATACATCAGATACACTGTTCCCTAAGGAATATTTTATGCTTGCTATTTCATAACTCACTGTTATCACCTTTAACTGTGCAGGCTACATTTTTCACTACAtgggaatgaggaaaaaagccTGCTTTTGTTCTCATCAACTTCCGTTAATAGTGATTCTTGTTTCTGCACATAAGTTACTTATGAACAAAGCTGGTAACTTTTAAGCTGTAGCATAATGATTtagtcactttaaaaaatacttatcCCCATGGAAAGCTTAAGTTGTAATAGTCGGTTGCTTATTGTTTGTTACTGTTCTAGTAAAATTCATCAGTTAATACCACAGTAGTATATCTGTGCTACTGTAAAGTTAGCTGTTATGCTCTGTGTTAAAACCAGATGTAGTTTGCTGCCTCCTTCTGGTTAAAGTACTGAATCAAATTTGCTGAATGCACAGTGGGTTTGTTCATAAAATGCAGTTGCAACTGAAGAAGTGTGATACCTGATGTAGTACAGAACAGTGTGGATTCATTTTATTAGTTTGTAGATTTCTTAAGGAGGAAACTCCTGTATCagtttgacaaaaaaaaaaaagggggatttgTAAAGCATTTGTTAAATGTTTGTGCCTGGATTACGTTTTAAGTATTAacttaaaatactaattttccACTGCATGTTTTAGGAGAGTTATATTATTACATACTTTCTCAGCAATAGGTGTgtctttttggttttaattccaGGTGTTAGTATGttaaagaaaacttgaaattcTAGTCACTTTTGATCTAATAACAAAAATAGTGCCTACTTATGCATAAGGATCAGAGAGCATGAAATGTTGAAGGCAGATCAAGAGttgtcctatttttttcttttttttgagtCCATTGCTCTGCCATTATCCAGTAGGGCAGCAGAGAGTTTGTTTGCTGTTAGTGCAGTAAACAGATCATTTGACTTGTAACATGCACTTTGTAAATTGAGGAAATAATCATTGGTTGTAAAAGGAAAGAGTATGGAGACATTTTGGTTGATTTGTGTTGCTGTTTGCACATTTGTTCCATATTTTCAGTGGTGATTTTAAAAGTACTGTTAGTCATAAAAATAACTCATTCTGAACTTCTATATTTTAGGAGAAATAGATACAAGGTtctccttctgtgctgcagcaacTCTTGCACTTCTGGTAAGTCCTAAATCATCACATGAACAAGTACAATGTTTCATTATTGGAGTATAGCTGAAGCTTCTGTTGTTGATCAGTCTGGCTGAACATACAATGTATTTAGTCGCCTTTGTGACTTGTAGGGAAAACTGGATACTATTGACGTGGGGAAAGCAGTAGAATTTGTTCTGTCCTGTATGAACTTCGATGGAGGATTTGGCTGTAGACCGGGTTCTGAGTCACATGCGGGACAGGTGAGTTATTTTAcattaaagtgttttaaattgGTAAGCATCACATAGTACCTgtaagtgtttgttttttgacatCTATCATTTTTTATTGATGCCAATTGATGAACCTTTGTTTCCCAAATGTCCATTTCTAGTCCCTTAGTTAAATGAACAAATAGGTAGGTAGATATGAGAAGCTAGGTTTTCtttaatggaaaaacagaacTTTTCTAAAAGGTGAAATGTGCTTATTTTATGTCATGTTTGTATCACATTTGCAGGACTATATTCTTCGAGATCTTCTTGCATTTAGTCTAAGtgttcagtttttaaatatacaaaacaCTTATGTCTGTAATTTTAGATCTATTGTTGCACAGGATTTCTGGCTATTACGGACCAGTTGCATCAAATAAATGCTGACTTGTTGGGTTGGTGGCTTTGTGAACGTCAGTTACCTTCTGGAGGTCTCAACGGACGACCAGAGAAGGTATTAGGTGGCTTCTTCTGTTTGTTCAAAGCTTAATTGAGAGTATTTTTCTAAAGCTGATGGCTTTATGGGAAATGTCATGACTTTTTATGAAATGCTTTGTAAACTTCTCAAAGGATTCAATCCTTCATTTTGATTCTCCATTTTGTCAGTAGCACTTGTGCGCTCCTTTGTTATTTATAGTTTAGGAGCCTCAGTTTAGGAAAGTATGCACTAAAGTATGTCTTGCTGACCACTGCAACCAGTGTCCTATTAAATCAGGGTTTGGGTATTTTATGACACTGGAATGATCCCTTTTGTAGGATTTGTACAAAAATCAGTGCTTTACTGGATGTTAATCCTGGGTATAATTTGTTTCCTATCACAGTAAGAAATTGGTGTAACCTGGAATAATCTCCACTGGCAAAGAtacaactcccccccccccccccccccccccccccccaaatggtTGATAGGAAGCTTGTTCTTACTTACGAAAAAGATGCTGTAGTTTTTTAGCCTTTCCCACACAAGGTGAAACAAGGTGAAGACTGTTTCACAATCACATTCTTGTGCTTTCTTGGAAAGGCAAAGAGGTTATGTAAAAAGACTGCATTGAGTAGCTTGCTTCTCATACGCCCAAAGAAATTCTTAAGTGTTGTTTCTATACAATGTTTATACAATGTTGTTATGATAGCACAGCTAGGAGTTTGCAGAATCACCCCAAAAAAATAGGCAACAtcaagtttaaaacaaaattgaataATGCTCTGTTTCTCTATTTGTCAGTTACCTGATGTATGCTATTCATGGTGGGTTCTAGCATCTCTGAAGATGATTGGTAGGCTACATTGGATTGACAGAGAGAAACTGCGCTGCTTTATTTTGGCTtgccaggatgaggagactggAGGATTTGCTGACAGACCAGGAGATATGGTAAATAATCCTCAATTAAATAAAGTTTACTTAGTAGaaattttaaacttaaaaattgTTTCATGTTTGAATGTAACTTGTGATCCAGATTTGAGcattttgcagagctgcagcaaatGCTGCAGTAGGGAAAGAATAGAGTTGCTTTAGAAGGCTTGCATGGGGAACAcatgatatttttatattgcaCTTGCTCTGGAGTATCACTCACTGAAGTCAGCTGCTGTTCCCATAGCATATACCACACTGTCTCACAAAACCACTTAGATCTTGCTAAAAATactgacttctgttttttaaaaatttgcaaGCATCTAGAGACCACAAGTTAAGTAGTCTTCAGATCTGTTGGTGCTTTTGCCTGATCCATGTAAGTCAATGCTCAGAATGCCACCAAATAAATCTTCTCACTGGCATTGCTCTGAGGGAGGAAGAAACTTTGATAACATTACGAAGAGGCTGCtggtatggatttttttccttttctctgaccCAGTACTCTCTCCTGAAAGAGCAATTCTGTTTTCTATGGTTTCAAGTAATTGTGATTGTACAGGTAAAATGGCAAATAGAGACCATATCTTCAAAGGGTCAAATAAAACTTATTATGAGATTGTAGTGCAACTACTCTAGAACACTTGGCTTCTTATTTGTAAAAGGTTGGGGGGAATCTTAGctatttttattacagctgtCAATGTCTTTCCTCCACAAATGCATTAACAtggttaacagttggacttgatgatcttagaggtctttttcaacctaaatgattctgacTGTAAGAACTGGAGtagctttctgtttctttgtgagCTGATACACCCTTCTCACTTGGAGGAGAGAAATCTCTTAACTCTGGTGTGTcacttggaaaatgttttggtaTTGTTAACATCGAAAGTTTTTCGTATGTCTAAGGAACTTGCAGAAAGACTCTTCGGAATGCTTCAAGAAAAGCTTGGTACTTAGTCTTAATGCTTTTGTGACTGAGATTAAACTTATTTCTGATGTGCTAAAAGAACAAATTTGCAGAGTCTTTTTTCTGTATCTAGTGCTGTCacatttggttttttttgggtgTTATATTATcagtctttttattatttttaccagTCTTTTTTACCACATCTCGTTGAAGTACGGGCACTTCCATAAAAATGTCAATGTGTACAGGTTTTGGCATTGCCCCTGGAGGAATTAATTCCTGACagatccttttttaaaaaaaaaaaaaatagttctagGTTGTAGCCTTGTAATTTAACATTGATtgtatttcagattttgaaCCACTTGTCATCTTAAGTTCCAAGCAACTAGTTCTTGGTAACTTAATTTAGTGGTTGTACTTAACTAGCTCTCATTATAATTCAGCAGGTTATCctgtttgtattttgctttaaaaaatccagaaagGAGCAGAGGATAACAGCAGTAGCTATACTTCCTAAGAATACTGTCTGTTCATAAATAGGTTGAATTTGTCATTTAATTTGCAAACTTATCGGTTGGAAACATGTGCCCTTCTGGGCCTGCCCATCTGTACAAGGAAAGTCTCTCACCTGTCCTCAAGTGTACTTGATGAttattttatgtacttttttttcctatccccTTCTCTTCTATAATTTTGGGAAGAAACAAATAAGCATGTATGTCTATGTGCTTTGGCCATACCTGTAATGTGGTTGCAAAACAACTGAGGAACAAGGCTTGTTACACTAGTATAGTTTCAACCTTTTAGGCTGTGATGCAGTTGGGGCTCACGTATATGGCTGTAACATAACTTTGCTCAGTTTACTGCAGCGTAGAACCTTTGCAAGAAGATCTAGAAGTTCCACTAATACAAACAGAATATATGGTGCACCATATATCCCAGGTAATTTTAGATTTGATTTCATAGAATGGCCAATTAACTCCACTGGCAGGATGCTTATGCCATGAGACTGAATAGTCTGCTGCAGTTATGTGATGATTTATGCTTTTGGGGAAACTTCATACACTGAGGGAATAGTTTGATATCAAATAACTGGTgcactcttctttttccttccttgtgttttttcttttcacttttataGCATAGTAGGTTGCTGCTCTCAAGATTTTTACAGCACAGCTCTTTATTCAGAGATCATTAAACAACATTATACTGTTGCTGAAGACCAAACGGGGAATTTATGGAAGTGATACTTGTAGATGACTGTATTTgcctattaatttttttttgtatttgcttctgCCATCCTGTTGTTAATGGAGACACGTCTGCCTCTCTGGGTAGATCATACTATCTTAACTGCATGCTGTGGGAGTTGTGCTGGTGTGTGTTGGTGGGCAATACAAGTGACAGTTTGCAGCTGTAGTGTTGTCTTCCACCATACAGGCTTACAGTTCTCTTGCTAACAAACAGAAGCTTCATCCCAtacaaacgaaaaaaaaaatgtttttttggaaATGGACACaaactttctttcttctcccaggTGGATCCATTTCATACTTTATTTGGAATTGCTGGACTATCCTTACTAGGAGAAGAACAAATTAAGGCTGTCAATCCTGTCTTCTGTATGCCAGATGATGTCCTACGAAGAATAAATGTACAGCCTGAGCTTGTGAGCTAAGCCTTATAGAGACAGAAGGTTGATGCcctgttgttttggttttactgGTTGGAAGTCATCTCTGAAGCTTGTTAGCATATTCTTCTTTGAGATGTGTTTACATTACTATAGTAAAGCAGTAGCTTTACTGTGAGCTTTGTCACTTTGTAAACTGTATCAGAACAGG
It includes:
- the RABGGTB gene encoding geranylgeranyl transferase type-2 subunit beta, coding for MGTPQKDVVIKPDAPSTLLWEKHADYIASYGTKKDDYEYCMSEYLRMSGVYWGLTAMDLMGQLHRMNKEEILHFIKSCQHECGGISASIGHDPHLLYTLSAVQILILYDSLHVVDVNKIVEYIQNLQKEDGSFAGDKWGEIDTRFSFCAAATLALLGKLDTIDVGKAVEFVLSCMNFDGGFGCRPGSESHAGQIYCCTGFLAITDQLHQINADLLGWWLCERQLPSGGLNGRPEKLPDVCYSWWVLASLKMIGRLHWIDREKLRCFILACQDEETGGFADRPGDMVDPFHTLFGIAGLSLLGEEQIKAVNPVFCMPDDVLRRINVQPELVS